One genomic window of Gossypium hirsutum isolate 1008001.06 chromosome D11, Gossypium_hirsutum_v2.1, whole genome shotgun sequence includes the following:
- the LOC107911197 gene encoding uncharacterized protein, with protein sequence MRLFESGLRRHNKKKEIWDQWSDVVKQLFYSNYEDLPYLLYMKVDKHLFHALAKFWNSAYGCFTFGKIKKKGDSKCIPWNNLKDLILAHPDTKKKVDVFALSIYGLVVFPKALGHVDEAVTDLFDRLDKKVTPVPAMLAETVRSLNECRGTGEGKFIGCVQLLLAWFHSHFWKKIQEEDIEWRAHWLLPDEILYRYGDFDWVPLLGIWGAVGYAPLLVLRQYRSSQFIPATHGLAECEFSYKGDGYKRKIRVMSIAQNQTRRMKRLVVGPMTTPKYNEWWVRRINDNTPKPSQKYSLSIEEHLRVVPSELEIIRQDFERRNSELEKKIEQMEEEKMNLILDIDVQKLEI encoded by the exons atgcggctgtttGAATCTGGTCTGAGACGACACAACAAGAAAAAG GAAATTTGGGATCAATGGAGTGATGTTGTGAAGCAGTTGTTTTACTCTAACTATGAAGATCTACCCTATTTGCTCTATATGAAAGTCGATAAGCACTTGTTTCATGCCCTCGCCAAATTCTGGAACTCTGCTTATGGTTGCTTCACATTTGGGAAG ATCAAGAAAAAGGGGGATAGCAAATGCATTCCTTGGAATAACTTGAAGGATCTAATTTTAGCACACCCAGATACGAAGAAGAAAGTTGATGTCTTTGCCTTGAGTATCTACGGCTTAGTTGTCTTTCCCAAAGCCTTGGGACACGTTGATGAAGCAGTCACTGATCTCTTTGATCGACTTGATAAGAAGGTTACACCAGTCCCGGCAATGTTGGCAGAAACCGTCAGATCGCTGAATGAATGCCGGGGAACGGGTGAGGGTAAATTTATCGGATGTGTGCAGCTTCTACTCGCATGGttccacagtcacttttggaag AAAATTCAAGAAGAGGACATTGAGTGGAGAGCTCATTGGTTGCTTCCGGATGAGATCCTTTATCGATACGGtgattttgattgggttcctctgcttggaatttggggagctgttggtTATGCTCCGTTGCTAGTGCTTAGGCAATATAGGTCAAGCCAGTTTATACCTGCAACTCATGGACTAGCTGAGTGTGAGTTCTCATACAAGGGCGATGGTTACAAAAGGAAGATTCGAGTGATGTCCATTGCACAGAACCAGACTCGCCGGATGAAGAGATTAGTTGTGGGTCCAATGACAACACCTAAGTATAATGAATGGTGGGTTAGGAGGATCAATGATAATACCCCCAAACCTAGTCAGAAATACAGTCTGTCGATAGAGGAACATCTGCGGGTTGTCCCTTCTGAGCTAGAAATTATAAGGCaggattttgaaagaagaaattcagagttagaaaagaagatagaacaaatGGAAGAGGAAAAGATGAATTTGATACTAGACATTGATGTGCAGAAGCTAGAAATCTAA
- the LOC107913669 gene encoding uncharacterized protein → MALPIYFSLGKIHVFCLALFMLISMLLCASIENHELQTNGVGARRRLLELKEQDDQHLSVKKTPSLSTKNNQTKLIKSSTLSTKNQTKLITSKLSTKNQTKLSKPIKSTKATTLSSTLSKSKLIRPKNNVTTKTLQGKKMTDAHEPSKPKNNLSNVKNPTSQKPKQPSSIHQEYDPDLVAEFKDLPTKIQGTLLPDLEKITTTSKAYITKYNKQITKQFKPYVGNKYAPTIATIYSCAVLLIPLLLVSLIFNRVKAYFSLQKILISIQVYLSIYFSILCLTSLVTGLEPLKFFYATSPSTYVWLQVVQTLGYVVYLLLLLMYLVLVFSTESGLGSRMLGLGQTFVGFTVGLHYYVAVFHRVVLRQPPKTNWKVHGIYATSFLVICLCARNDGRKKAYLEEGGEEGKNN, encoded by the coding sequence ATGGCTCTACCAATATACTTCAGTCTAGGTAAGATACATGTGTTTTGTCTTGCTCTATTTATGTTGATTTCTATGCTCCTTTGCGCCTCCATTGAGAACCATGAGCTTCAAACCAATGGGGTTGGTGCTAGAAGAAGATTGCTAGAGCTCAAAGAACAAGACGATCAGCACTTGTCGGTGAAGAAAACCCCAAGTTTGTCCACTAAGAACAACCAAACCAAGCTCATCAAATCATCCACCCTATCCACCAAGAACCAAACCAAACTTATCACTTCAAAGTTGTCCACCAAGAACCAAACCAAGCTTTCCAAGCCAATCAAGTCAACAAAGGCAACAACACTCTCTAGTACCCTTTCCAAGTCTAAACTAATTCGACCCAAGAACAATGTTACCACTAAAACTCTACAAGGCAAAAAAATGACTGACGCCCATGAACCATCGAAGCCCAAAAACAACTTAAGCAATGTAAAAAACCCCACAAGCCAGAAACCAAAACAACCAAGCTCGATTCACCAAGAATATGATCCTGATTTAGTAGCCGAGTTCAAAGATCTGCCAACCAAGATCCAGGGAACCCTTCTCCCAGACCTTGAAAAAATCACAACAACATCCAAAGCTTACATCACCAAATACAACAAACAAATCACCAAACAATTCAAACCATATGTCGGCAACAAATATGCCCCTACCATTGCCACTATATACTCTTGCGCTGTCCTTTTAATCCCATTGCTCTTAGTTTCACTCATTTTCAACCGTGTCAAAGCCTACTTTTCACTCCAAAAAATCCTCATTTCTATCCAAGTTTACCTCTCCATTTACTTCTCCATCCTTTGCCTCACTTCCCTCGTTACTGGGCTCGAGCCGCTCAAGTTTTTCTACGCTACTTCTCCCTCTACCTACGTGTGGTTACAGGTGGTTCAGACACTTGGATACGTGGTTTACTTGTTGCTTCTTTTGATGTATCTTGTGCTTGTTTTCTCCACCGAGTCCGGGCTGGGTTCCAGGATGTTGGGGTTGGGCCAGACCTTCGTCGGCTTCACCGTCGGGCTGCATTATTACGTGGCGGTGTTCCATAGGGTGGTTTTGCGACAACCGCCCAAGACTAACTGGAAGGTCCATGGGATTTATGCCACGAGTTTCCTTGTGATTTGTTTGTGTGCAAGAAATGATGGGAGAAAGAAAGCCTACTTGGAAGAAGGCGGTGAAGAGGGGaagaataattaa